A genome region from Myripristis murdjan chromosome 16, fMyrMur1.1, whole genome shotgun sequence includes the following:
- the LOC115373874 gene encoding C-C chemokine receptor type 5-like has protein sequence MSDYGENTTTPDYSAYYEDTENYAPCNNSSVRNFSHVFLPTLYSLVTIIGFIGNGLVVCVLLKHRNQTTLTDICLLNLALFDLLFVFSLPFYSHYAAVEEWIFGDFVCHFASGVHTLGFFGSIFFMVVMTLDRYVVIMHAHTMARHRTLRVGIALTVVVWMLSLCISLPVFALTQVKYEDFNWKCNSNTKDNIWDNFNIFMTNIVGLVIPLLVMIFCYSRIIPTLVKMRTVKKHRIVKLIIIIVVIFFLFWTPYNIVILLNFLHNQGILINDCDMLTGLNLSLPVTEGIAYAHCCLNPIIYAFVGQKFMLRVKRLLRKWVPCRFLVSPRNMSESSFRKSSIVSRSSEITSTRIM, from the exons ATGTCAG ATTATGGAGAAAATACCACTACACCCGACTATTCCGCTTATTATGAGGACACAGAGAACTATGCCCCGTGCAACAACAGCAGCGTGAGAAACTTCAGCCATGTGTTTTTGCCCACCCTTTACAGTTTGGTGACCATCATTGGCTTCATAG GTAATGGCCTGgtggtgtgtgttctgctgaaaCACCGCAACCAGACCACCCTGACGGATATCTGCCTCCTCAACCTGGCTCTCTTCGACCTCCTCTTCGTCTTCTCCCTGCCCTTCTACTCCCACTACGCTGCTGTCGAGGAATGGATCTTCGGAGACTTTGTGTGCCACTTCGCATCAGGCGTCCACACGCTGGGATTTTTTGGCAGCATCTTCTTCATGGTTGTCATGACACTGGACCGCTATGTGGTCATCATGCACGCTCACACCATGGCACGGCACCGCACTTTGAGGGTGGGCATTGCTCTGACCGTGGTAGTGTGGATGCTGAGCTTGTGCATCTCCCTGCCAGTTTTTGCCCTAACACAAGTGAAATATGAGGACTTCAATTGGAAATGTAATTCCAACACCAAAGATAACATCTGGGACAACTTTAACATCTTCATGACCAACATTGTGGGTCTTGTGATTCCCTTGCTGGTGATGATATTTTGCTACTCCAGGATCATTCCCACACTGGTGAAAATGAGGACTGTCAAGAAGCACCGCATCGTTAAGCTGATCATCATAATAGTGGTTATCTTCTTTTTGTTCTGGACCCCATACAACATCGTCATCCTCCTGAATTTCCTGCACAACCAAGGGATTTTGATCAATGATTGCGATATGCTCACAGGGTTGAACTTGTCCCTGCCAGTGACTGAAGGCATTGCTTATGCTCACTGCTGCCTGAACCCCATAATATATGCCTTTGTGGGACAGAAGTTCATGCTGCGTGTGAAAAGGTTGCTGAGGAAGTGGGTGCCTTGTCGTTTCCTGGTCTCCCCCAGAAACATGTCAGAAAGCTCATTCAGGAAAAGCTCTATTGTGTCCAGGTCCTCGGAGATTACCTCCACTCGCATCATGTAG
- the LOC115373788 gene encoding C-C chemokine receptor type 2 — MNTTDCNCDYSGFEYAQDCDSAVLEGSSVLPVILYLLFCIGLIGNGTVLWLLTRHIKVKTMTDVCLLNLALSDLIMTLTLPLWAYTSQNHLWSNGRVPCKMMTGAYQLGLYSGTLFVTLMSVDRYLAIVHAVSALRARTLRYGTAASIIVWVISITMATPQVVFADMVTEDDSQTCQPVYPDNTQNTWKILRNFSENTVALFVGLPVMAFCYLKILLVLQKSRNSKKNRAVKLIFTIVCVFVICWVPYNITVFVQTLEIYEIIDNCESSNMIKSALHVSEIIALAHCCVNPVIYAFVGEKFRMSLRKVLSKYLRLEHLSTASLVSQRDTTDKETSNTAVRSEY; from the exons ATGAATACAACAGACTGTAATTGTGATTACTCTGGGTTTGAATATGCTCAAGACTGCGATTCGGCTGTGCTTGAGGGATCCTCAGTCTTGCCAGTTATTCTCTACCTGCTATTCTGCATTGGTCTGATAG GCAATGGCACAGTTCTGTGGCTTCTCACCCGGCACATTAAAGTGAAGACGATGACAGATGTGTGCCTCCTCAACCTGGCCCTGTCTGACCTGATAATGACCCTGACCCTGCCCCTCTGGGCTTACACCTCCCAGAACCATCTTTGGTCAAATGGGCGGGTTCCATGTAAGATGATGACAGGTGCTTATCAG CTGGGGCTCTACAGTGGGACCTTGTTTGTGACCCTGATGAGCGTGGACCGCTACCTGGCCATCGTTCATGCTGTGTCGGCCTTGAGAGCCCGCACTCTTCGTTACGGAACAGCAGCAAGCATCATTGTCTGGGTCATAtccatcaccatggcaactcCACAGGTGGTGTTTGCTGACATGGTGACGGAGGATGATTCCCAGACATGCCAACCAGTGTACCCGGACAACACACAGAACACCTGGAAGATTCTGCGAAACTTCAGCGAGAACACAGTGGCGCTTTTCGTGGGCCTTCCCGTCATGGCCTTCTGCTACCTTAAAATCCTCCTTGTGCTGCAGAAGTCCAGGAACTCAAAAAAGAACAGAGCTGTCAAGCTGATATTCaccatagtgtgtgtgtttgtcatctgCTGGGTGCCATACAATATCACTGTTTTCGTTCAGACGCTGGAAATCTATGAGATCATAGACAACTGCGAGTCTTCCAATATGATCAAATCTGCCTTACACGTGTCTGAGATCATAGCGCTGGCTCACTGCTGTGTGAATCCAGTCATCTATGCATTTGTCGGGGAGAAATTCAGGATGTCACTTCGCAAAGTGCTGTCCAAATACCTACGCTTGGAACACCTGAGTACTGCAAGCCTTGTCAGCCAGAGAGACACCACAGATAAAGAGACTTCCAACACAGCTGTCAGATCAGAATATTAG
- the LOC115373444 gene encoding C-C chemokine receptor type 4-like translates to MNNTNYTLNSTGSQWKTMATTFPARVAESVFGEDSSTDYSYGFATESSIYNITDYPYMDYNVYDDYDFGRCVYERYEAYFLPVLYSIFFLLGLVGNTLVIWIIACGVRLRSMTDVSLLSLAFADLLLVCSLPFLAHQARDQWVFGEAMCKIVLGAYFIGFYCGIFFVTLMSIDRYLAIVHAVYALRARTRFYGVIAAVVTGLAGCLASFPEIAFLAIEESRSTNGNKTYYCAPSYSAARDIESNRHLWTLFGLFKMNILGLLIPAVIMGYCYTRIIMRLLHTQSSKKQAIRLVVVVVAVFFCCWVPYNVASFFKSLELLDVYAACNSSKAIRKALQVTEAIAYSHSCLNPILYVFVGQKFRKHLLRLMNRSPCRLCQIMKTLIPQDSRINGSVYSQTTSVDERSTAM, encoded by the exons ATGAACAACACCAACTACACTCTTAACAGCACTGGCAGTCA GTGGAAAACCATGGCCACGACTTTTCCTGCTCGTGTTGCTGAAAGTGTTTTCGGCGAGGACTCCTCAACAGACTACTCATATGG CTTTGCCACAGAGTCCAGCATCTACAACATCACCGACTATCCTTACATGGACTACAATGTGTACGACGACTACGATTTCGGGAGGTGTGTGTACGAGCGCTATGAGGCCTATTTCCTCCCAGTCCTCTACTCGATCTTCTTCCTCCTGGGCCTTGTTGGCAACACGCTGGTCATCTGGATCATAGCTTGTGGTGTGCGGCTGCGCAGCATGACGGACGTGTCCCTCTTGAGCCTGGCCTTTGCCGACCTCCTCCTGGTGTGCTCCCTCCCCTTCCTAGCCCACCAAGCCCGTGACCAGTGGGTATTCGGGGAAGCCATGTGCAAGATCGTCCTGGGTGCTTACTTTATTGGTTTTTACTGCGGCATCTTTTTCGTCACCTTGATGAGCATTGACCGGTACCTGGCTATTGTGCACGCTGTTTATGCTCTGAGAGCACGGACACGGTTCTACGGTGTGATTGCAGCTGTTGTTACAGGGCTGGCTGGATGTTTGGCTTCTTTTCCTGAAATAGCCTTTCTCGCAATAGAAGAGTCTAGAAGCACAAATGGTAATAAGACTTATTACTGTGCTCCCTCGTATTCTGCAGCCAGAGATATAGAATCCAACAGGCACTTATGGACATTGTTTGgcctttttaaaatgaacattCTGGGATTATTGATCCCAGCTGTCATCATGGGATATTGTTACACCAGGATTATTATGAGGCTGCTGCACACCCAGTCATCCAAGAAACAGGCCATCCGTTTAGTTGTTGTAGTGGTAGCCGTGTTCTTCTGCTGCTGGGTGCCCTACAACGTGGCGTCATTCTTCAAATCCTTGGAGCTACTGGATGTCTACGCGGCATGCAACAGCAGCAAGGCCATCAGAAAGGCTTTGCAGGTCACCGAGGCCATCGCCTACTCCCACAGCTGCCTCAACCCCATCCTGTATGTGTTTGTCGGGCAGAAGTTCAGGAAGCACCTGCTGAGGCTGATGAACAGGTCACCATGCAGGCTGTGCCAGATTATGAAGACCCTCATCCCTCAAGACTCCAGAATCAACGGTTCAGTCTACTCCCAAACCACCAGTGTGGATGAGAGGAGCACTGCTATGTGA